AGTCCCTTGGTATATGTTTGCATGTCTTTCCACAGGATGTGGCATTCCTCTGCATTTGAAGATGCTAGTTACCTTGCGGTACCTAGCCACGGGAAGTTTTCTTCTTACGGTAGCTGACATAATGGATATTGCAAAATCATCAGCATGCAGGGCTGTTGGAGAGGTGGTTCAACTTATTGCTTTCCTGGCACCAGACTACATCAAATTTCCACAACCAGAAGAAGCATGTCAGATGGCCTTAAAGTTCTATGATATTGCTGGTATGCCAGGTGTATTGGGGTGTATAGATTGTACACATATTCCAATACAGAGTCCAGGTGGGAACAATGTTGAGATGTATAGATGTCAAAAGGGGTTTTACTCGTTAAATGTCCAAGGTATTTGTGATTCAGAACTCAAATTTATGCATGTTGTTGCAAGATGGCCAGGCAGCATACATGACTCAAGAATATTTTCTAATTGTCATATCTCTCATCTTCTAGATCAAGGAGATTACAGGGGTTTATATTTGTTAGGGGATAGTGGGTATCCGAGTCTGGAATATTTACTGACTCCACTCCTAGCTCCAAGAACTGAAAAGCATAAGAGGTATAATGTAGCTCATATACAAACACGGAACTGTATTGAGAGGGGATTCAGTGTACTGAAAAGAAGATATGCATGCTTAAACATACCCCTGCGAACCAAACTTCCCAATACAAAAAGAATTGTGATGGCATGTGCTGTTTTGCATAACATTGCTATTTTAAGAAGAGTGGACATGTTAGATGTTGAGGTTGAGGCACAGGAAGTAGTTGATTTattggaggatgaagatgaacatGAACTGGATGCCACACAAGTTAGGGAATCATTAATTCAAAGATGGTTCTGAGGGCCAGTTTCAAGAACTTTTCCCTGTGTACCCGATTGGGCTCCAGTGTaataatactttttcttttctagttctTGCTTGATAGGATTAACACTTTAAGTTtagataagaatatatataaggtTCCAAAAGGTAAAATACAAATAGTATGTAAGAATGAACAAACTTAACCATCTACTTTTAATGCTAATCAttataccttgtgtgtgtgtgtatttacctatttgtttattacagggcccgagctaagctctctgtgtcctgtctccttgtccattcctgtcatatctctctttcatctgattgacacacaccgcgtcaacgacatcactgctcagtttattccacttatcaatgctacgatgcaggaaactctattttctcacgtcatttagacagatgtcttttattagcttttttccatgtcctcagagatgattacttgtggtcacctttattaactctctgtccagtatgtcaatcttgttcaccaatttatatatagttatcatgtctccttttgttcttctctcttctaatgtggtcagccccagcttcctcagtctttcctcatagtctaactccctgagtcctggtaccatccttgttgccagcctctgtactcttttctaccttcttcacaattttctttatatgcggtgaccagacacaagctgcatattctaactggggtcttattaaggtacataatatcttcatcattccttcatctaggtagtggaatgcaaggccaatattttgaagcatgttatatgttttcaaaaaaatcttgttaatgtgtttcttcggtgacaaagtgttttgcacggttactcctaagtctttctcctcattggtctctttaattttctcatcacccagcctgtaatcccagtttggtctgtatctacttcttcccattttcataacatgggtcttgtctatattaaattccatctgccactccttactccactcatatattttatcaagatcttcctgtaacttgttacaatcttccacattccttactctcctcataattttagtactgtatcttcctagcctgatcacttcctccacctcctggtctagttcttgtgtgctgtcttgtactagTTTCATAAGgtttggctaattctctctcttcatgttttctcgtgaatttatttggatttttcttttccttcatcccaaaaatcatgaagcttttttttcttgtccacagTATCCcacaccaggtcttctttctctttaataagTTCAATTACAGCAACTTtcgtgttctcctgaatttgtctctttacaacctcagaaaattttactttttcctcttc
This genomic interval from Portunus trituberculatus isolate SZX2019 chromosome 35, ASM1759143v1, whole genome shotgun sequence contains the following:
- the LOC123513212 gene encoding putative nuclease HARBI1, with the protein product MFACLSTGCGIPLHLKMLVTLRYLATGSFLLTVADIMDIAKSSACRAVGEVVQLIAFLAPDYIKFPQPEEACQMALKFYDIAGMPGVLGCIDCTHIPIQSPGGNNVEMYRCQKGFYSLNVQGICDSELKFMHVVARWPGSIHDSRIFSNCHISHLLDQGDYRGLYLLGDSGYPSLEYLLTPLLAPRTEKHKRYNVAHIQTRNCIERGFSVLKRRYACLNIPLRTKLPNTKRIVMACAVLHNIAILRRVDMLDVEVEAQEVVDLLEDEDEHELDATQVRESLIQRWF